In Rhizobium jaguaris, a single window of DNA contains:
- a CDS encoding sugar ABC transporter ATP-binding protein — translation MTALAPQFEKTDDHVIHFDRIVKHFGGAQALAGASVTIRPGTVHGLVGQNGAGKSTLIKLLAGLHRPDEGRIEIEGRAFDHLTPHLAESLGIQFIHQDRLLVPTFTVGEALFLGREARIAGTPLLDRRRMQRRAREILANYFGVNLPNNVLIGELSTAERQIVQITRALLNQPKVLVFDEPTAALIRREADILFRLIRRLRDEGVTIIYISHYLGEIEELCDHVTVLRNGLDVASVPIAETSAAAITRLMVEREIAEMFPKRRIELGEEILKVESLTAPNRFADISFTLRRGEILGITGLLGSGAKDLVRALFGLEKAVSGRIKVAGKPAQPLSPAQAVGKQIALVPEDRRGHGVALDLSLAENVTLSSLSRYTRLGLLDRKRERRDTDDLVKRLQIKAQGRDTLVRTLSGGNQQKVAIAKWLSRHSEIYLLDEPTVGVDIGSKVEIYTLIGELAARGAGIIVLSSDLPELIGITDRILVLFRGRVTREFISSETTTDEVLAESTGASEGLRHVG, via the coding sequence ATGACAGCCTTGGCTCCACAATTCGAAAAGACCGATGACCACGTCATTCACTTTGATCGTATCGTGAAACACTTTGGCGGGGCACAGGCGCTTGCCGGGGCTTCCGTCACGATACGGCCCGGCACGGTTCACGGCCTGGTCGGCCAGAACGGCGCCGGCAAATCGACGCTCATCAAGCTGCTCGCCGGATTGCACAGGCCGGATGAAGGGCGGATCGAGATCGAAGGCCGAGCTTTCGATCATCTGACACCGCATCTTGCAGAGTCTCTCGGAATCCAGTTCATCCACCAGGACCGGCTGCTGGTGCCGACCTTCACCGTCGGCGAGGCGCTGTTTCTCGGTCGCGAAGCTCGTATTGCCGGCACGCCGCTTTTGGACCGCCGGCGCATGCAGCGCCGCGCGCGTGAGATATTGGCCAATTATTTCGGGGTGAATCTGCCCAATAACGTCCTGATCGGGGAACTCTCCACTGCGGAACGGCAGATCGTTCAGATCACCCGCGCGCTCCTGAACCAGCCAAAGGTGCTTGTCTTCGATGAACCGACGGCGGCGCTGATCCGGCGGGAGGCCGACATCCTCTTTCGTCTGATCCGCCGACTGCGCGACGAAGGCGTGACAATCATCTACATTTCCCACTACCTCGGCGAGATCGAGGAATTGTGTGACCACGTAACGGTGCTGCGCAACGGCCTCGACGTCGCCTCGGTGCCGATCGCGGAGACCTCGGCTGCCGCCATCACGCGATTGATGGTCGAGCGTGAGATCGCAGAGATGTTCCCAAAACGGCGCATCGAACTCGGCGAAGAGATTCTCAAGGTCGAGAGCCTGACAGCGCCGAACCGTTTTGCCGACATCAGCTTCACGCTGCGTCGCGGCGAGATACTCGGCATAACCGGCCTTCTGGGTTCCGGTGCAAAAGATCTGGTGCGCGCCTTGTTTGGGCTGGAGAAAGCTGTTTCGGGTCGCATCAAGGTTGCAGGAAAACCGGCGCAACCGCTCAGCCCCGCGCAGGCAGTTGGCAAGCAAATCGCTCTGGTGCCGGAAGACCGTCGCGGCCACGGTGTCGCACTCGATCTCAGCCTTGCGGAAAACGTCACGCTGTCCAGCCTTTCCCGCTATACGCGGTTAGGCCTTCTAGATCGAAAGCGCGAGCGCCGTGATACCGATGACCTGGTCAAACGGCTTCAGATCAAGGCTCAGGGACGCGACACGCTGGTGCGCACGCTTTCAGGTGGCAATCAGCAGAAGGTTGCGATCGCAAAATGGTTGAGCCGCCATTCGGAAATCTATCTCCTCGATGAGCCGACCGTCGGCGTCGACATCGGTTCGAAGGTGGAAATCTATACCTTGATCGGTGAGCTTGCGGCTCGTGGGGCCGGTATCATCGTCCTCTCGTCGGATCTGCCGGAGCTGATCGGCATAACCGATCGCATTCTCGTGCTCTTCCGCGGCCGGGTGACCCGCGAATTCATCTCTTCGGAAACCACAACAGATGAAGTGCTGGCGGAATCGACCGGTGCGTCAGAAGGATTGCGCCATGTCGGTTGA
- a CDS encoding ABC transporter permease, with translation MSVDIQFAPAADLATKETPIRSAGNVAATALRFGSLIAFAVILAVFSLTAPYFLSIGNIGNVLGQSAISGVLAIGLTVVLIAGGANVVTGGIDLSLAANMGLSAAVYASLLQLGYGDPVVIVATLLVGLAIGAVNAAAVVLAGIVPLLATLAVMNIVAGLELVLTQNTVLPASSDFLTALSASDGFGIPVLAYVLLGFAAVAAVIVQNTPLGLRLYAVGEFPDAARAAGLPLKRLLAGAFVASGLCGGIAGILSVSYLSGSTTGSGEMLLPVVITALLGSVFSRRLVPTITGTLLSALLVGFLVNGFQLLNLPSTLVSGIQGLLILIVVSATTLLRKREI, from the coding sequence ATGTCGGTTGACATTCAGTTCGCTCCCGCAGCCGATCTAGCTACAAAGGAAACTCCGATCCGCTCAGCCGGCAATGTCGCCGCAACTGCCTTGCGCTTCGGCTCACTTATTGCCTTTGCCGTCATCCTTGCCGTCTTCTCACTGACTGCCCCTTATTTCCTAAGCATCGGCAATATCGGAAATGTACTCGGCCAGTCAGCCATCTCGGGCGTGCTCGCCATCGGGTTGACCGTCGTTCTGATCGCCGGCGGCGCCAACGTGGTCACCGGCGGCATCGATCTGTCGCTCGCGGCCAATATGGGCCTCAGCGCAGCCGTCTATGCCAGTCTCCTGCAGCTTGGCTACGGCGATCCCGTGGTGATCGTTGCGACCTTGCTGGTTGGACTGGCGATCGGTGCAGTCAACGCCGCCGCGGTCGTGCTGGCCGGCATCGTACCCCTGCTCGCCACGCTCGCCGTCATGAACATCGTTGCCGGTCTGGAACTGGTGCTGACGCAAAATACGGTCCTACCGGCTTCGAGCGATTTCCTGACGGCACTGTCCGCCTCCGACGGCTTCGGCATTCCGGTGCTTGCCTATGTGCTCCTCGGCTTTGCCGCAGTTGCGGCGGTGATCGTGCAAAATACGCCGCTGGGCCTGAGGCTCTATGCGGTGGGCGAGTTTCCGGATGCGGCGCGCGCAGCCGGGTTGCCGCTCAAGCGCTTGCTCGCCGGCGCCTTCGTCGCCAGCGGATTGTGCGGCGGCATTGCGGGCATCCTTTCTGTCTCGTATCTGAGCGGCAGTACGACCGGCTCCGGCGAGATGCTGCTGCCTGTCGTCATCACCGCTCTTCTCGGCTCGGTTTTCTCCCGTCGGCTCGTGCCGACGATTACCGGAACGCTGCTGTCGGCCTTGCTGGTCGGATTCCTCGTCAACGGCTTCCAGCTCCTCAATCTGCCGAGCACGCTGGTCAGCGGCATTCAGGGCCTCCTCATCCTCATCGTCGTTTCGGCGACGACATTGCTGCGCAAGCGGGAGATCTGA
- a CDS encoding ABC transporter permease — protein sequence MPLSNSAFPSQTRSHRPLTILARYGLILALVAVFAIFSATTPTFLTPANLQSILVNNFTLLAIVSIAMTFAVSAGGIDLSVGTSVDFASFAFVSLVLAGQPVALGLLAGLAVGAAVGAFNALLISWIGVSPFLATLGTLFIGRSVQQLLTNGGNPVYLPPSGVPQAFRFLGHGYIAGFPVPLAISVLIIAAAVMLFTRMRFGRVVLSIGIQPSVVRYSGISLGGHIAATFILAGLIAAVAGLILTATVTVYIPSSGNAFLLNAIGATFIGTTLSSLGRPNVAGTVLGVLLLSIVANGLLLTGLNFYWQQVGTGTLIFAVLAFSFINRKTVGA from the coding sequence ATGCCGCTTTCGAATTCAGCTTTTCCGTCGCAGACCCGTTCGCATCGTCCTCTCACCATTCTGGCGCGCTATGGCTTGATCCTGGCGCTCGTCGCCGTCTTTGCGATTTTCTCCGCAACAACGCCGACCTTTCTGACCCCTGCCAACCTGCAAAGCATTCTGGTCAACAATTTCACTCTGCTGGCCATTGTTTCCATTGCCATGACCTTCGCCGTGTCTGCCGGCGGGATCGACCTGTCGGTCGGGACTTCGGTCGATTTTGCGAGTTTCGCATTCGTGTCTCTCGTACTTGCCGGGCAACCGGTGGCGCTCGGCCTACTGGCCGGCTTAGCAGTGGGTGCTGCGGTCGGCGCGTTTAACGCCCTCCTGATTTCATGGATTGGGGTCTCGCCATTCCTTGCAACGCTCGGCACATTGTTCATCGGCCGCAGCGTGCAGCAATTGCTGACGAATGGCGGGAACCCGGTCTATCTGCCGCCCTCAGGCGTGCCGCAGGCCTTCCGCTTTCTCGGCCATGGCTATATCGCCGGCTTTCCGGTTCCGCTCGCAATCTCCGTCCTTATCATCGCAGCCGCCGTCATGCTCTTCACCCGCATGCGCTTCGGCCGCGTGGTTCTTTCGATCGGCATCCAGCCAAGCGTCGTGCGTTATTCCGGCATCAGCCTCGGCGGCCATATTGCCGCAACCTTCATTCTTGCCGGGCTAATCGCGGCCGTCGCAGGTCTCATTCTGACCGCGACCGTTACGGTCTACATTCCCTCCTCCGGAAACGCGTTTCTTCTGAACGCCATCGGCGCGACCTTTATCGGAACCACGCTCTCATCGCTGGGCCGCCCGAATGTCGCAGGAACCGTACTTGGCGTTCTGCTTCTTAGCATCGTTGCCAATGGCCTCTTGCTGACCGGCCTGAACTTCTATTGGCAACAGGTCGGCACGGGCACGCTCATCTTTGCCGTCCTGGCCTTCAGCTTCATCAACAGGAAAACCGTCGGCGCCTGA
- a CDS encoding LLM class flavin-dependent oxidoreductase produces the protein MSREIRLNAFDMNCVGHQSPGLWRHPRDQSWKYKDLDYWVHLAKTLERGKFDGLFIADVLGVYDVLNGNVDAALRHSAQVPVNDPLQLIPTMAYVTEHLGFGLTASLSFEHPYTFARRISTLDHLTKGRVGWNIVTSYLNSGARNIGQAAQTKHDDRYDLAEEYLEICYKLWEGSWEDGAVVRDRETGIFTHPDKVHPIHHSGKQFTVPGIHLSEPSPQRTPVLYQAGASSRGKDFAGAHAECIFVAAPSKTVLKRYVANVREAAARVGRNPREILAFNLQTVILGETDADAKRKFDEYRKYVSYEGALTLISGWTGIDFGQFAPDEPLRHRYTNAVQSAVETFTTIDPDKIWTVREMADWVGIGGFGPVFVGSPQTVADLLQEWAEDTDVDGFNLAYAVTPESFEDAVDLLVPELQKRGVYKTDYRQGTLREKLGSKGPRLQAPHPGAAYRDLNAAEIVKAAAG, from the coding sequence ATGAGTCGCGAAATCAGGCTGAACGCCTTCGACATGAACTGCGTCGGTCACCAGTCGCCGGGCCTCTGGCGGCATCCGCGCGATCAGTCGTGGAAGTACAAGGATCTCGATTATTGGGTCCATCTCGCCAAGACGCTGGAGCGCGGCAAGTTTGACGGCCTGTTCATCGCCGACGTGCTCGGTGTCTACGACGTATTGAACGGCAATGTCGACGCCGCTCTGCGCCATTCAGCTCAAGTCCCCGTCAACGATCCCCTGCAGCTCATTCCGACCATGGCCTATGTGACCGAACATCTCGGCTTCGGGCTGACGGCATCGCTCTCCTTCGAACACCCCTATACCTTCGCCCGCCGCATCTCGACGCTCGACCACCTGACCAAGGGCCGCGTCGGCTGGAACATCGTCACCTCCTATCTGAACAGCGGTGCGCGCAATATCGGCCAGGCGGCGCAGACGAAGCACGACGATCGCTACGATCTCGCCGAGGAATATCTGGAAATCTGCTACAAGCTCTGGGAAGGAAGCTGGGAAGACGGCGCCGTGGTGCGCGACCGCGAGACCGGCATCTTCACCCATCCGGACAAGGTTCATCCGATCCATCATTCCGGCAAGCAGTTCACCGTGCCAGGCATTCATTTGAGCGAGCCGTCGCCGCAGCGTACGCCAGTGCTCTATCAAGCCGGCGCCTCCAGCCGCGGCAAGGATTTCGCCGGAGCCCATGCCGAATGCATCTTCGTCGCCGCACCGTCGAAGACGGTGCTGAAGCGTTACGTCGCCAATGTTCGCGAGGCGGCAGCGCGGGTCGGGCGCAATCCGCGCGAGATTCTCGCCTTCAACCTGCAGACCGTGATTCTCGGCGAGACTGATGCGGATGCGAAACGGAAGTTCGACGAATATCGCAAATATGTTTCCTATGAGGGCGCGCTGACGCTGATTTCCGGCTGGACGGGCATCGACTTCGGCCAGTTCGCCCCGGACGAACCGCTCCGGCACCGCTATACCAACGCCGTTCAGTCCGCTGTCGAAACCTTCACCACCATAGATCCGGACAAGATCTGGACGGTGCGCGAGATGGCGGATTGGGTCGGCATCGGCGGCTTTGGCCCAGTCTTCGTCGGCTCGCCGCAAACTGTTGCCGACCTCCTGCAGGAATGGGCCGAGGATACCGATGTCGACGGTTTCAATCTTGCCTATGCGGTGACACCGGAAAGTTTCGAGGATGCGGTCGATCTGCTTGTGCCCGAGCTGCAGAAGCGCGGCGTCTACAAGACCGACTATCGCCAGGGAACGCTGAGAGAAAAGCTCGGTAGCAAAGGCCCCCGGCTGCAAGCACCCCATCCGGGCGCCGCCTATCGCGATCTCAATGCGGCTGAGATCGTTAAAGCTGCAGCAGGTTAG
- a CDS encoding glycosyltransferase has product MHPITDRVPVSIIISNYNYARFLRRSIDSALEQSHDDTEVIVVDDASTDETADVVASYGSRIKTCLRKANGGHAAAFNTGFASSRGEIVLFLDADDYLYPNAVSEIVDAWEEDTVQAQFRLHLVDEDMQVRDVFPPQELPFDSGDVTPKLLQRGRYRTTVTSGLAFKRSALDAVMPVPEKDFRQGADGYLVTVAPLHGKVTSIESCLGAYRIHGANHSVFAEKLGQRARWRMEHDFHRIDALLDQAAEIGLTVPEDVNLHDPVHLEERLASLCMDKSRHPMVSDSRFALGAAGAVASVKMNASFRRRAMQAAWFFSVGVLPGRMAKAVLSWKLVASSRPAFLLRLSKTIRHAVG; this is encoded by the coding sequence ATGCACCCCATCACAGACCGTGTTCCAGTTTCCATCATCATCTCGAACTACAATTATGCACGATTTCTGAGGCGCTCTATCGACAGTGCCTTGGAGCAAAGCCACGACGATACGGAGGTGATCGTCGTCGACGATGCGTCGACCGACGAAACAGCTGATGTCGTTGCTTCCTATGGATCTCGAATTAAGACGTGCCTGAGAAAGGCCAATGGCGGGCACGCTGCGGCGTTCAACACCGGTTTTGCCTCGAGCCGGGGCGAGATCGTCCTTTTCCTGGATGCCGACGATTATCTCTACCCGAACGCGGTATCCGAAATTGTCGATGCCTGGGAGGAGGATACCGTCCAGGCGCAGTTCAGATTGCACCTCGTCGATGAGGATATGCAGGTGAGAGATGTCTTCCCGCCTCAGGAACTGCCGTTCGACTCCGGCGATGTCACCCCGAAACTGCTGCAAAGGGGGCGCTATCGGACCACCGTCACCAGCGGCTTGGCTTTCAAGCGTTCGGCGCTGGATGCGGTCATGCCGGTTCCGGAGAAAGATTTCCGCCAAGGCGCCGATGGCTATCTGGTGACAGTCGCGCCTCTTCATGGAAAGGTGACGTCGATCGAATCCTGCCTAGGCGCTTACCGTATCCATGGTGCCAATCACTCCGTCTTTGCGGAGAAACTCGGCCAGCGCGCGCGCTGGCGAATGGAGCATGACTTCCATCGAATCGACGCCTTGTTGGATCAGGCAGCCGAAATCGGCCTGACGGTGCCAGAGGACGTCAATCTCCACGATCCCGTTCATTTGGAAGAACGTTTGGCATCGCTCTGTATGGACAAATCCCGGCATCCCATGGTCAGCGATTCCAGATTTGCGCTCGGCGCTGCCGGTGCCGTCGCCAGCGTGAAAATGAATGCCTCTTTCCGACGCCGTGCGATGCAGGCGGCATGGTTTTTTTCCGTCGGCGTCCTTCCCGGCCGCATGGCGAAAGCGGTTCTGTCATGGAAGCTTGTTGCCTCATCGAGGCCCGCCTTCCTCTTGCGACTTTCGAAGACCATTCGCCATGCTGTCGGATAG